In the genome of Mycoplasmopsis pulmonis, one region contains:
- a CDS encoding ABC transporter ATP-binding protein gives MKKEILDDLKNYDLEFDKFLNQIGQNSTSYNGGKIELVNLSKKYEGNDKWTLKDINLTIEPKKFCIFLGPSGCGKTTLLRMIAGLNSITRGDLLFEDKRINNLSPSERNIAMVFQSYALYPHMNVYNNMSFGLKMAKERKDVIDRRVKDVAKILKIENYLYNKPRDLSGGQRQRVAIGRAIVRKPSIFLMDEPLSNLDAKLRESMRREIVQIHRMLNTTTIYVTHDQLEAMTMGDQIVVMNDGKIQQNGTSEELYFRPKNIFVANFIGSPTMNLIYGNYQRPFFVAKDFNWKLKLDTENETKIQNNSEIVIGYRSEDVILNKNPIEGAIQGKIFNIEHLGKELSIVVKINENIEIVSTVLNNEKFVLYQNIWITFNQKRIHIFDLKTQERIN, from the coding sequence ATGAAAAAAGAAATATTAGATGATTTAAAAAACTATGATTTAGAATTTGATAAATTTCTAAATCAAATTGGACAAAATAGCACTTCTTATAATGGTGGAAAAATTGAACTTGTAAATTTATCTAAAAAATATGAAGGTAATGATAAATGAACTCTTAAAGATATCAACTTAACAATTGAGCCAAAAAAGTTTTGTATCTTTTTAGGACCTTCAGGATGTGGTAAAACTACACTTTTAAGAATGATAGCTGGACTTAATTCAATTACTAGAGGTGATTTATTATTTGAAGATAAAAGAATCAATAATCTTTCTCCCTCTGAAAGAAACATTGCCATGGTTTTTCAATCATATGCTCTTTATCCACATATGAATGTTTATAACAACATGAGCTTTGGATTGAAAATGGCAAAAGAAAGAAAAGACGTTATTGACCGAAGGGTTAAAGACGTAGCTAAAATCTTAAAAATAGAAAATTATTTATATAATAAACCTAGAGATCTATCGGGGGGGCAAAGACAAAGAGTTGCAATAGGAAGAGCCATTGTAAGAAAGCCTTCTATTTTCTTAATGGACGAGCCTCTTTCTAACTTAGATGCTAAGTTAAGAGAGTCTATGAGAAGAGAAATTGTTCAAATTCATAGAATGCTAAATACAACAACAATTTATGTAACCCACGATCAACTTGAAGCTATGACTATGGGAGATCAAATTGTAGTAATGAATGATGGTAAAATCCAACAAAATGGAACAAGTGAAGAACTTTACTTTAGACCTAAAAATATCTTTGTTGCCAATTTTATTGGAAGTCCAACAATGAATTTAATTTATGGAAATTATCAAAGACCATTTTTTGTTGCAAAAGATTTTAATTGGAAGTTAAAACTTGATACTGAAAATGAAACAAAAATTCAAAATAACAGTGAAATAGTAATAGGCTATCGTAGTGAAGATGTTATTTTAAATAAAAACCCAATTGAAGGGGCAATTCAGGGAAAAATATTTAATATTGAACACTTAGGAAAAGAGCTTTCAATAGTAGTTAAAATTAATGAAAATATTGAAATAGTTTCTACTGTTTTAAATAATGAAAAATTTGTTTTATATCAAAATATTTGAATAACTTTTAATCAAAAAAGAATTCATATTTTTGATTTAAAAACACAAGAGAGAATTAATTAA
- the pgmB gene encoding beta-phosphoglucomutase, translating to MIKAIIFDLDGVIVETASLHFLAWKHEVAKLGINFTKEQNTSLKGLNRIDTLKAILKLHNYKLSDEKIEEIAQSKNQYYQRLLDQELNSSTILPNIKNFLDQAKKNNLKLALASSSHNAKFILKKVELLSYFDFIVNPSEIKNGKPNPEIFLKALEGLNLKASEAIGIEDALAGIYGLRQAKIFAIAISNGENENWSEANLVLNTTKELDLDKILKSFS from the coding sequence TTGATTAAAGCAATTATTTTCGACCTTGATGGGGTAATTGTTGAAACTGCATCATTACACTTTCTTGCTTGAAAGCATGAAGTTGCTAAACTAGGAATTAATTTTACTAAAGAACAAAACACTTCTTTAAAAGGCTTAAATAGAATAGATACTTTAAAAGCAATTTTAAAGTTACACAACTACAAATTAAGTGATGAAAAAATAGAAGAAATAGCTCAAAGTAAAAATCAATATTATCAAAGACTTTTAGATCAAGAGCTAAATAGTTCTACAATACTTCCTAACATCAAAAATTTTTTAGATCAAGCTAAAAAAAATAATCTTAAATTAGCTCTTGCCTCTTCATCACATAATGCAAAATTTATCTTAAAAAAAGTTGAATTATTATCCTATTTTGATTTTATTGTTAACCCCTCTGAAATTAAAAATGGAAAGCCTAATCCTGAAATATTTTTAAAAGCACTAGAGGGATTAAATTTAAAAGCTAGTGAAGCTATTGGAATTGAAGATGCCCTTGCTGGCATTTATGGACTTAGACAAGCAAAAATTTTTGCAATAGCCATTAGCAATGGCGAAAATGAAAATTGATCTGAGGCTAACTTAGTTTTAAATACAACTAAAGAGCTAGATTTAGATAAAATTTTAAAAAGCTTTAGTTAA
- a CDS encoding sugar ABC transporter permease, which produces MKSYKSLIKTQKLNLNKLTKVKTKIHLSDAKQLTFSEIIYLFFNYILLIFWALIIIFPVITMIVASFNVFNPRYVSLSPKTFTFGWDNFSYLFTSERSLYVNWYINTVVISLITMAITVVFVALNGYAYSRFRFTGSKHSLSVIMLLQMVPATASLISLYIIVTLGKEIKIDPRFILVLIYAGGAIAGNTFIFKGYLDSISKELDDSAKIDGCGNWKLFYKILLPISKPMLSIIALWTFLIPFGDVILPRFTITDLRQTTLAVGLDSFISTDPKHINAGAYSAGALLAAIPPFILFMVSQKNIVGNLGEGSVKG; this is translated from the coding sequence ATGAAATCCTACAAATCACTAATAAAAACACAAAAACTTAACTTGAATAAACTAACAAAGGTAAAAACTAAAATTCATCTTAGTGATGCAAAACAGTTAACTTTTAGTGAAATCATATACTTGTTTTTTAATTACATTCTTTTGATTTTTTGAGCGCTAATAATTATTTTTCCAGTCATAACTATGATTGTTGCTTCATTTAATGTTTTTAATCCAAGGTATGTTTCTCTCTCTCCTAAAACTTTTACTTTTGGATGAGATAACTTTAGCTACCTTTTTACAAGTGAGCGTTCTTTATATGTTAATTGATATATAAATACAGTTGTTATTTCATTAATAACAATGGCAATAACTGTAGTTTTTGTTGCACTAAATGGCTATGCTTATTCAAGATTTAGATTTACAGGTTCTAAACACTCACTTTCAGTTATTATGCTTTTACAAATGGTTCCAGCAACGGCTTCACTAATTTCACTTTATATCATTGTAACTTTAGGAAAAGAAATTAAAATTGACCCTCGTTTTATATTGGTTTTAATTTATGCTGGAGGGGCAATTGCTGGAAATACTTTTATTTTTAAAGGATACTTAGATTCAATTTCAAAAGAGCTTGATGACTCTGCAAAAATTGATGGATGTGGAAATTGAAAATTATTCTACAAAATTTTACTTCCAATTTCTAAACCTATGCTTTCAATTATTGCTCTATGAACTTTTTTAATTCCATTTGGAGATGTTATTTTGCCAAGATTTACAATTACCGATTTAAGACAAACAACTCTAGCAGTGGGACTTGATAGTTTCATAAGTACTGATCCAAAACACATCAATGCAGGAGCTTATTCAGCTGGAGCTTTACTAGCTGCTATTCCACCATTTATTCTGTTTATGGTTTCACAAAAAAACATTGTAGGTAATCTAGGAGAAGGATCAGTGAAAGGTTAA
- a CDS encoding winged helix-turn-helix domain-containing protein, which produces METKKEIILKYLINLIITNKKKPNDIMPSEAFLMQKFSISRITAINAYKKLESIGAVYNISKQGRFVAENFFGLLKPFASAMPVTSTKIKKENSQTPKWFSKFKIIFDHGFKKFKKEYLKDDEIIIVSENYISKKYQIPEKFEDKFSFTNFFLEKGIDLKNTIYKLQYEKVNLWNHEYLVVVYSWTYDDEGIQLASKYIVKPEYFSFSHQEKSLF; this is translated from the coding sequence ATGGAAACAAAAAAAGAAATAATATTAAAGTATTTAATAAATTTAATAATAACTAATAAAAAAAAGCCAAATGATATTATGCCTTCGGAAGCTTTTTTAATGCAAAAATTTTCAATTTCTAGAATTACTGCTATTAATGCATACAAAAAACTTGAATCAATAGGAGCTGTTTATAACATAAGTAAACAAGGAAGATTTGTAGCTGAAAATTTTTTTGGTTTGCTTAAACCTTTTGCCTCAGCAATGCCAGTAACTTCTACTAAAATAAAAAAAGAAAATTCACAAACTCCAAAATGGTTTAGTAAATTTAAAATTATTTTTGATCATGGATTTAAAAAATTTAAAAAAGAGTATTTGAAAGATGATGAAATAATTATTGTCAGTGAAAATTACATTTCAAAAAAATATCAAATTCCAGAAAAATTTGAAGATAAGTTTTCTTTTACAAATTTCTTTTTAGAAAAAGGTATAGATCTAAAAAATACTATCTATAAATTGCAATATGAAAAAGTAAATTTATGAAATCATGAATACTTAGTTGTTGTTTATTCATGAACCTATGATGATGAAGGAATTCAACTAGCATCAAAATACATAGTTAAACCTGAATATTTTTCTTTTTCACATCAAGAAAAAAGTCTATTTTAA
- a CDS encoding carbohydrate ABC transporter permease, with amino-acid sequence MEKIKLWNWYDQSFDKKIDDSKFDYYFYKQQATNVYNRQKLAIDKKKKIDKNLFIKAKRLLTNEKKRSLSTLKIAKKNELRIATQTIKQLNISNDLTKLINFEINKIKAKLQESKKYVENYYKLLKNSADDLNVKKTIMNEIISNAKKVEIQEFEKLVYLNVAKKFYKKTKSLEITKKKITQINLDLSAFENEIIFEKNNLDFLIKTYLHLGQKLKELQNKKTQIVAQVKISKKEINKKYLEDKNNLKIKYKDRINKAEYSYNKDYFEQNQKIKESLKHANEKIAQNKDKINELNKNKLEKIKALALEEKRALKANYLEYKKNLILAKKYYKLYINHQKVLLICNYYEKDKTQIDQLWKKYKNNFLNKVDDQQVKNDYFELYKKIINVYENDNSYKKQVVKKIINKSYNFLIKYELRKNALFHLKSQHWQNLALIKKDSSYEGDFYEVKSNALSQYVIDYSNEINNSIIEKQKILEELFNQNYAKNNLENKQVFQSKVDNLKVDYLLEKAKVKKLAKKKEITKKALVFTNKKLKIDFKEKVNSLKLENPKYQNKLLLKTNLSRLFSKKKLLHKIYQSKILEAQKSIPTENKKYASKKGFLINLILPGLAEILIFKQYWKGILLILLSSFFYLAFVPFSFGLYWNKIGGVQGLVDLGASIHNHEKGITPDARYWIFGGVVSIFLLILVIAFNLSSAIQAYRNGKFLEQGMRPQSWIQTKKWLSKQGFPWLISIPGWLLIVFIVVAPLFASLLISFSNTGFQHEPPGRVVDWVGFSQYGKWWIFRNNGLLTSLFRVVGWTFIWTFSAGFLVIIVGGIFAILVNSHHIKFKKFFRLIYIIPWAIPAFVTIIFLKSIFQADDDSLVNHILINLGIIQKGVNYFSSIHIVRFLLIIIQTWLGHSYIFLLITGNLQSIPRDIYEAGAIDGAKRNRQFFYITMPILINSLTPLLIGQFIFMFNNFTIINLFSGGGPAFLRPTVFLEAGTDIIISWIYKLTTGVVQIEGNTAFASALVILSSSISVGFASYGFAKNIAKGEK; translated from the coding sequence TTGGAAAAAATAAAACTTTGAAATTGATATGATCAAAGCTTTGATAAAAAAATAGATGATTCAAAGTTTGATTATTATTTTTATAAACAACAAGCAACCAATGTTTATAATAGACAAAAATTAGCTATTGACAAAAAGAAAAAAATTGACAAAAATTTATTTATTAAAGCTAAAAGATTATTAACAAATGAAAAGAAAAGATCTTTGTCAACTTTGAAAATAGCCAAAAAAAATGAACTAAGAATTGCAACACAAACTATCAAACAATTAAATATAAGTAATGATTTAACTAAGCTAATTAACTTTGAAATAAATAAGATAAAAGCAAAGTTACAAGAGTCAAAAAAATATGTAGAAAATTATTATAAATTACTTAAAAATTCAGCAGATGATTTAAATGTTAAAAAAACAATAATGAATGAAATTATTAGCAATGCTAAAAAAGTTGAAATTCAAGAATTTGAAAAACTTGTTTATCTTAATGTTGCTAAAAAGTTTTATAAAAAAACAAAATCATTAGAAATTACTAAAAAAAAAATTACTCAAATAAATTTAGATTTATCTGCTTTTGAAAACGAAATTATTTTCGAAAAAAATAATTTAGATTTTCTTATTAAAACATATTTACATCTAGGTCAAAAATTAAAAGAACTTCAAAACAAAAAAACACAAATTGTAGCTCAAGTTAAAATATCAAAAAAAGAAATAAATAAAAAATATTTAGAAGATAAAAATAACTTAAAAATAAAATACAAAGATCGAATTAACAAAGCAGAATATTCTTACAACAAAGACTATTTTGAACAAAATCAAAAAATCAAAGAATCTTTAAAACATGCAAATGAAAAAATAGCTCAAAACAAAGACAAAATTAATGAGTTAAATAAAAATAAATTAGAGAAAATAAAAGCTCTTGCTTTAGAAGAAAAAAGAGCTCTAAAAGCAAATTACTTGGAGTATAAAAAGAATTTAATTTTAGCTAAAAAATATTACAAACTTTACATTAATCATCAAAAGGTTTTATTGATTTGTAACTATTATGAAAAAGATAAAACTCAAATTGATCAATTATGGAAAAAGTATAAAAATAATTTTCTAAATAAAGTTGATGATCAGCAAGTAAAAAATGATTATTTTGAGCTTTATAAAAAAATCATAAATGTATATGAAAATGACAATAGTTATAAAAAACAAGTTGTTAAAAAAATAATCAACAAAAGCTATAATTTTTTGATTAAATATGAACTAAGAAAAAATGCTCTTTTCCATCTAAAATCTCAACACTGGCAAAATTTAGCACTAATAAAAAAAGACTCTTCTTATGAAGGTGATTTTTATGAAGTTAAATCAAATGCTTTATCACAATATGTAATTGACTATAGCAATGAAATTAATAACTCTATCATAGAAAAACAAAAAATATTAGAAGAGCTTTTTAATCAAAATTATGCAAAAAATAATTTGGAAAATAAACAAGTTTTTCAAAGCAAAGTTGATAACTTAAAAGTTGATTATTTATTAGAAAAAGCAAAAGTTAAAAAGCTTGCTAAGAAAAAAGAAATAACTAAAAAAGCTCTTGTTTTCACTAATAAAAAATTGAAAATTGATTTTAAAGAAAAAGTTAATTCATTGAAATTAGAAAATCCAAAATATCAAAATAAATTACTATTAAAAACTAATTTATCTCGTCTTTTTTCAAAGAAAAAACTTTTACATAAAATTTATCAATCAAAAATATTGGAAGCACAAAAAAGTATTCCAACTGAAAACAAAAAATATGCCAGCAAAAAAGGATTTTTAATAAATTTAATTTTGCCTGGACTAGCTGAAATATTGATTTTTAAACAATATTGAAAGGGAATTTTATTAATTCTTTTAAGTAGTTTTTTCTATCTAGCTTTTGTTCCTTTTTCGTTTGGTCTTTACTGAAATAAAATAGGTGGAGTTCAAGGACTAGTTGATCTAGGAGCTAGCATCCATAACCATGAAAAAGGAATTACTCCAGATGCTCGTTATTGAATATTTGGTGGAGTTGTTTCAATATTCCTTTTAATCCTTGTTATTGCATTTAATTTATCTAGTGCAATTCAGGCATATCGCAATGGAAAATTTCTTGAACAAGGTATGCGCCCTCAAAGTTGAATTCAAACAAAAAAATGACTTTCAAAACAAGGCTTTCCATGACTTATTTCCATTCCTGGATGACTTTTAATTGTCTTTATTGTTGTAGCTCCTTTATTTGCCTCTTTACTTATTTCTTTTTCAAATACTGGCTTTCAACATGAGCCGCCCGGAAGAGTAGTTGATTGAGTTGGTTTTAGCCAATATGGTAAATGATGAATTTTTAGAAACAATGGTTTATTAACCTCACTTTTTAGAGTTGTTGGTTGAACTTTTATTTGAACTTTTTCAGCCGGTTTTCTAGTAATTATAGTCGGTGGAATTTTTGCTATTTTAGTAAATAGCCATCATATTAAATTTAAAAAGTTTTTTAGATTAATTTACATTATTCCATGAGCTATTCCAGCTTTTGTTACTATTATTTTCTTAAAATCTATTTTCCAAGCAGATGATGATTCTTTAGTAAATCACATCTTAATTAACTTAGGAATTATTCAAAAAGGTGTTAATTATTTTTCATCAATTCACATAGTTAGATTCTTATTAATCATTATTCAAACATGACTTGGACATTCATATATTTTCCTTTTAATAACTGGTAATTTACAATCAATACCAAGGGATATCTATGAAGCTGGGGCAATTGATGGAGCAAAGAGAAATCGTCAATTTTTCTATATCACCATGCCAATTTTAATAAATTCATTAACACCACTACTAATAGGACAGTTTATTTTCATGTTTAATAACTTTACTATCATTAACTTGTTCTCAGGAGGAGGACCTGCTTTTTTAAGACCAACTGTATTTTTAGAAGCAGGAACAGATATCATAATTTCATGAATTTATAAACTAACAACTGGTGTTGTACAAATTGAAGGAAATACAGCTTTTGCATCAGCTCTTGTAATTCTTTCTTCTAGTATTTCTGTTGGTTTTGCAAGTTATGGTTTTGCTAAAAATATTGCAAAAGGAGAAAAATAA
- the deoD gene encoding purine-nucleoside phosphorylase, with protein MTPHINAKKGEIAKVVLMPGDPLRAKTMAEKYLKNYKLVSSVRNAFIYTGEYKGKQISIAASGMGCASIGIYSHELFDKYEVEKIIRVGTSGSYVKDLNIGDVVLAKSAYTDNQNFSLVLSGKAENVFYPSKELNEQISKIAKDLLIPIKEIQVHSSDVFYATRPLEETIKITQSQAVEMEASALFAVANKFNKQAATLLTISDNLITHEEASSQTRQNNFTKMFEIALEID; from the coding sequence ATGACACCACACATTAATGCCAAAAAAGGTGAAATTGCTAAGGTAGTTTTAATGCCAGGAGATCCTCTAAGAGCTAAAACTATGGCAGAAAAATATTTAAAAAATTATAAATTAGTTAGTTCTGTTAGAAATGCTTTTATTTATACAGGTGAATACAAAGGAAAGCAAATTTCAATTGCCGCTTCAGGAATGGGTTGTGCTTCGATTGGAATTTACTCACATGAGCTTTTTGACAAATATGAAGTTGAAAAAATCATTAGAGTAGGAACTTCTGGATCATATGTAAAAGATTTAAACATTGGAGATGTTGTTCTAGCAAAAAGTGCCTACACTGATAATCAAAACTTTTCGCTAGTTTTAAGTGGTAAAGCCGAAAATGTTTTTTATCCTTCAAAAGAGCTTAATGAGCAAATTAGTAAAATTGCAAAAGATCTTTTGATTCCAATCAAAGAAATTCAAGTTCACTCAAGTGATGTTTTTTATGCCACAAGGCCTCTTGAAGAGACTATCAAAATTACTCAATCTCAAGCTGTTGAAATGGAAGCAAGTGCACTTTTTGCTGTTGCAAATAAATTCAATAAGCAAGCAGCAACACTTCTTACAATTAGTGACAATCTAATAACCCATGAAGAAGCTAGTTCTCAAACAAGACAAAACAACTTTACCAAGATGTTTGAAATTGCACTTGAAATTGACTAA
- a CDS encoding alpha-amylase family glycosyl hydrolase has protein sequence MIYFRGIKKSFAQRIDYIDKNFATNAKLGIWKKDKNFIINFWQPFALSVDLIIYDKLDNDKVVEKINFVKKQKIWQVKIPLKFEDYYYHIKVQDENKKSKLVLDPYAKSLSVFNWEGKTNKTPKAAIIDWQKHFKNESFSDKNFDIKKDQNLVIYEMHIRDFSSLVDKKLENRKGTFKAAQECQIFSYLKKLGITHIQLLPVQSIYTLDDSNLEIIEKGNGQKWSTNYNWGYDPLNYFSLAGWYFSKPEDPSNRIIEFRDFIEEAHKNGIAVIMDVVYNHMMTNMLMNNILKDYFFRENSQILPVDDFALNTESKMVRKLIIDSLVYFVEYFKVDGFRFDLSTFIDKKTLNLIFKKLKKINPNIILHGEAWEFSDLNYENSYTKGTNTNSKGFAYFNDTTRNAIKGSDDLDLIEKSYGLIQGNLDYFDHYLFSIVGNVKKYPLFQKSNLEKKNYHLFSKDYNMNLQYSACHDGFSLWDKIITTTNKSFSDSIKIYRQALMMQFSTQGKQLILAGTEFCHSKPTDFSGYDSARSLKILNSENNLVDKSNFWVNENSYKTSDYTNGLKWQNLNNDLVKKHVFNFLTRLIHFYKNSNFFKLDNNFEKVNFLKIKKGFVFYEIQHQEEKLFIAHNFSNENIYLKELENKKILFNSDFDDSNDKSDFWVLKNSSIIFQ, from the coding sequence ATGATTTATTTCAGAGGAATAAAAAAGTCTTTTGCTCAAAGAATAGATTATATAGACAAAAATTTTGCAACAAATGCAAAGCTAGGAATTTGAAAAAAAGATAAAAACTTTATTATTAATTTTTGGCAACCTTTTGCCCTTAGTGTTGATTTAATTATTTATGATAAATTAGACAATGATAAAGTTGTTGAAAAAATAAATTTTGTTAAAAAACAAAAAATTTGACAAGTCAAAATACCTTTAAAATTTGAAGATTATTACTATCATATTAAAGTTCAAGATGAAAACAAAAAAAGCAAATTAGTGTTAGATCCATATGCAAAATCTCTTTCTGTTTTTAACTGAGAAGGTAAAACAAACAAAACTCCAAAAGCTGCAATAATAGATTGACAAAAACACTTTAAAAACGAGAGTTTTTCAGATAAAAATTTTGATATAAAAAAAGATCAAAATTTAGTTATTTATGAAATGCACATTAGAGACTTTAGTTCTTTAGTAGATAAAAAATTAGAAAATAGAAAAGGTACATTTAAAGCAGCACAAGAGTGCCAAATTTTTTCATATTTAAAAAAATTAGGAATTACTCATATTCAGCTTTTGCCAGTTCAATCTATTTATACTTTAGATGATTCTAATTTAGAGATAATAGAAAAAGGCAATGGACAAAAGTGAAGTACAAATTACAATTGAGGATATGATCCTTTAAATTATTTTTCTTTAGCAGGATGATATTTTTCTAAACCAGAAGATCCTTCAAATAGAATTATAGAATTTAGGGATTTTATTGAAGAGGCTCATAAAAATGGAATAGCAGTTATCATGGATGTTGTTTACAATCACATGATGACTAACATGTTAATGAACAATATTTTAAAGGACTACTTTTTTAGAGAAAATTCTCAAATTTTACCAGTTGATGATTTTGCATTAAATACTGAATCTAAAATGGTTAGAAAATTAATTATTGACTCACTTGTTTATTTTGTTGAATATTTTAAAGTCGATGGTTTTCGCTTTGATCTTTCAACTTTTATTGATAAAAAAACTTTAAATTTAATTTTCAAAAAACTTAAAAAAATAAATCCAAATATCATTTTACATGGAGAAGCATGAGAGTTTAGTGATTTAAATTATGAAAATAGTTATACCAAAGGAACAAACACAAACTCTAAAGGTTTTGCTTATTTTAATGACACAACTAGAAATGCAATTAAAGGTAGTGATGACCTTGATTTAATTGAAAAAAGTTATGGCCTTATTCAAGGTAATTTAGATTATTTTGATCATTATCTTTTTTCGATTGTTGGTAATGTAAAAAAATATCCACTTTTCCAAAAAAGTAATTTAGAAAAAAAGAACTATCATCTTTTTTCAAAAGATTACAACATGAATCTTCAATATAGTGCTTGTCATGATGGTTTTAGTTTGTGAGACAAAATAATAACAACAACGAACAAAAGTTTTAGTGATAGTATAAAAATTTATAGACAAGCTTTAATGATGCAATTTAGCACACAAGGAAAACAACTAATTTTAGCAGGAACAGAATTTTGTCATTCTAAGCCAACTGATTTTAGTGGTTATGACTCAGCAAGATCTTTAAAAATCTTGAATAGTGAAAATAATTTGGTTGATAAATCTAATTTTTGAGTTAATGAAAATTCATATAAAACAAGTGATTACACAAATGGTTTAAAATGACAAAATCTAAATAATGATTTAGTTAAAAAACATGTTTTTAATTTTTTAACAAGATTGATACATTTTTATAAAAATTCTAATTTTTTTAAATTAGACAATAACTTTGAAAAAGTTAATTTTTTAAAAATCAAAAAGGGATTTGTTTTCTATGAAATTCAACATCAAGAAGAAAAACTTTTTATAGCTCATAATTTTTCTAATGAAAATATTTATCTAAAAGAATTAGAAAATAAAAAGATTTTATTTAATTCTGATTTTGATGATTCAAATGATAAAAGTGATTTTTGAGTTTTGAAAAATAGTTCAATTATTTTTCAGTAA